A genomic region of Cannabis sativa cultivar Pink pepper isolate KNU-18-1 chromosome 1, ASM2916894v1, whole genome shotgun sequence contains the following coding sequences:
- the LOC115700372 gene encoding uncharacterized protein LOC115700372 yields MAITRSSISPSPSGSKRKDVGDEEGNVRKMSLGDDKSDDSVSRDVVNERRSKKSNDPVSKDVVNEKSKKINEKVAESVKKSSVSSLAKKKSRVPDIVPDDRKSKKLKLKSVAEVDEGDLDSEDESSIAIPSKAKLWEFYLKPEERFCGKIIFWAHNDDVLVDIRAKLTEKQRAMFVATCFGHLLDIQSYKLQHQIFHTALNREVHQPNSKEMWFDFGHDRVRFGLGEFAVISGLLCKGDIDMMKYVGKGDVFVDKYFSDMTVTHGAVKQRFLSSTFKDDDFAVRMAVLYLVTNYLLSKPPDKHVSIELLHLVGSGEFDSFPWGKVVYDTTLYYLRLGLKGKKGAKLKALAKAKGIDKKGSDSNCKTYKLAGFPFIFQVWLYEVIPLFRSQNICTFDPSSTYRVCMWSSAKEVTSSEVERKIYLSSKLSVTPVFPSAEENEKFDLTGFNFSYFSLSDDDFESVKVPKRQLDKGESSGVKEKVTVGGPMFDDVKHYVMRIINKQSEIGSSLKELRKDIDDKFVHFESKMKAHIDSKIEEGLVLYLDKKFSDLNDVLEGLKDCVNSQRYDDQNGGDGSDDSGGADDDGSDGGDGGDGGDDSGDGGDGDDDNSDSGKLDDIDVENEDDGEGNGAAVDDLGGVKDDGAEVYKEIRQISDAVVNEVVVQAGDQHAEDCMDKVGNDRPSFDIMGSLLAQSENVVDLLEDKKIVGDDNVIEASKRDSESTDDGITSAEMLIISEKVDAVCHDYELKKSMEKSKVIDLGSAGTPRDLEGVIRIDFGDSSGKSDKIGETKYLKGLHPFNSELLDPPHCLQQDSFDEWFLDGFNDQNKKKKFVRGKNMLDSPLDFSIDSVSDKWWFYDLLTPGRCLSDSHLDVIFYYLRKKLKYDPRVTVSATTTDFNFYNKVVELYDNFVKSKKNIDSVPKSNMVIEYMEGYCMYANTRWLFVDYVLIYVHVKDDQHWVLVVFDIKNRCLNVYNSMWSKRDGDKTTGLYIRPLAVMLPICLHLMDFYSRREDIDRSKGWFRGKKDSDKLDVFTVTNLPQQLDNDCGLFVAKYAEFFIHGAIDLLPNPLDVKFFRNKLAVDLYVHAKKKEINGYESESEFPGRIGRSGQK; encoded by the exons ATGGCTATTACTAGAAGTTCGATTTCTCCATCACCGTCTGGTTCGAAAAGAAAAGATGTTGGTGATGAGGAAGGCAATGTGAGGAAAATGTCTTTGGGTGATGATAAGAGTGATGATTCTGTTAGCAGGGATGTTGTGAATGAGAGGAGGAGTAAGAAGAGTAACGATCCTGTGTCTAAGGATGTTGTGAATGAGAAGAGTAAGAAAATTAACGAGAAGGTTGCTGAGAGTGTGAAGAAGAGTTCAGTGAGTTCTTTGGCGAAGAAAAAGAGTCGTGTGCCTGATATTGTTCCTGATGATCGTAAATCGAAGAAGTTAAAGTTGAAGAGTGTGGCAGAGGTTGATGAAGGAGATCTAGATTCTGAGGATGAAAGTAGTATTGCTATTCCTTCGAAAGCCAAG TTGTGGGAATTTTACTTGAAGCCAGAGGAAAGATTTTGTGGTAAAATCATTTTCTGGGCTCATAATGATGATGTTTTAGTAGATATTAGAGCAAAATTGACTGAGAAGCAGCGTGCTATGTTTGTTGCAACTTGTTTTGGGCATTTATTGGATATTCAGTCTTATAAGTTGCAGCATCAGATTTTTCACACTGCATTGAATAGGGAAGTCCATCAACCAAATTCGAAAGAGATGTGGTTTGATTTTGGTCATGATAGGGTTCGTTTTGGTTTAGGGGAGTTTGCTGTTATTAGTGGTCTGTTGTGTAAGGGTGATATTGATATGATGAAGTATGTTGGGAAGGGAGACGTGTTTGTAGATAAGTACTTTAGTGATATGACGGTGACTCATGGAGCCGTTAAGCAGCGTTTTCTGAGTAGTACTTTTAAAGATGATGACTTTGCAGTTAGGATGGCAGTGTTGTATTTGGTTACTAACTACTTGTTAAGCAAACCTCCAGATAAACATGTTAGTATTGAGTTGTTACATTTGGTAGGTTCGGGTGAGTTTGATAGTTTCCCATGGGGCAAGGTTGTTTATGATACTACATTGTACTATTTGAGGCTTGGTTTGAAAGGTAAGAAGGGTGCTAAATTGAAAGCTCTTGCTAAGGCAAAAGGAATTGATAAGAAGGGGAGTGATTCAAATTGTAAAACTTACAAATTGGCTGGGTTTCCTTTCATCTTCCAAGTTTGGTTGTATGAGGTTATTCCTCTTTTTAGAAGTCAAAACATTTGTACTTTtgacccttcttcaacatatagGGTGTGTATGTGGTCCAGTGCGAAAGAAGTTACTTCAAGTGAGGTAGAGAGGAAAATCTACTTGTCATCTAAG CTTTCAGTTACTCCTGTGTTTCCTTCTGCTGAGGAGAATGAGAAATTTGATCTTACTGgatttaatttttcttatttttcattgtcTGATGATGATTTTGAGAGTGTGAAAGTACCTAAGAGGCAGTTAGACAAGGGTGAGTCTTCAGGTGTTAAGGAAAAAGTTACTGTTGGGGGTCCTATGTTTGATGATGTTAAACATTATGTGATGCGTATTATCAATAAGCAATCTGAGATTGGGAGTTCTTTGAAGGAGCTGAGGAAGGATATTGATGATAAGTTTGTTCATTTTGAGAGTAAAATGAAGGCTCACATTGATTCTAAAATTGAAGAGGGTTTGGTTTTGTATTTGGATAAGAAGTTTTCAGATTTAAATGATGTGTTGGAGGGCTTGAAAGATTGTGTTAATAGTCAG aGGTATGATGATCAAAATGGTGGTGATGGGAGTGATGATAGTGGTGGTGCGGATGATGATGGAAGTGATGGCGGTGATGGCGGTGATGGTGGTGATGACAGTGGTGATGGTGGTGACGGGGACGATGATAATTCTGATTCTGGGAAACTTGATGATATTGATGTGGAAAATGAG GATGATGGTGAGGGTAATGGTGCAGCTGTTGATGATTTGGGTGGTGTTAAAGATGATGGTGCTGAAGTTTATAAG GAAATAAGACAAATATCAGATGCTGTTGTTAATGAAGTTGTCGTTCAGGCTGGTGATCAACATGCTGAGGATTGCATGGATAag GTTGGTAATGATCGTCCAAGTTTTGATATTATGGGTTCCTTGTTGGCCCAGTCTGAAAATGTTGTAGATTTGTTGGAAGATAAAAAAATTGTTGGGGATGACAATGTTATAGAAGCATCTAAAAGGGATAGTGAGAGCACTGACGATGGTATTACATCTGCTGAGATGTTAATTATATCAGAGAAAGTGGATGCTGTTTGTCATGATTATGAGTTGAAGAAGAGTATG GAAAAATCCAAAGTTATTGATTTGGGTAGTGCTGGTACCCCAAGGGATTTGGAAGGTGTTATTAGAATTGACTTTGGTGATTCGTCCGGAAAATCTGATAAGATTGGTGAAACAAAGTATTTGAAAGGTCTACACCCTTTCAATTCTGAGTTGCTAGATCCACCGCATTGTCTTCAACAAGATTCATTTGATGAGTGGTTTCTTGATGGCTTTAATGACCAGAATAA GAAGAAGAAGTTTGTTAGGGGAAAGAACATGTTGGATTCACCTTTGGATTTCTCAATTGATTCTGTTAGTGATAAATGGTGGTTTTATGATCTATTGACGCCTGGGAGATGTTTGTCTGACTCT cATTTGGATGTTATATTTTACTACTTGAGAAAGAAACTGAAGTATGATCCTCGGGTTACTGTTTCTGCAACTACGacagattttaatttttacaacaAGGTGGTTGAGTTGTATGATAACTTTGTGAAGTCTAAGAAAAATATTGATTCTGTGCCTAAGAGTAATATGGTAATTGAGTATATGGAGGGGTATTGTATGTATGCTAATACTCGGTGGTTGTTTGTTGATTATGTTTTGATATATGTTCATGTCAAAGATGATCAACATTGGGTTTTAGTTGTTTTTGATATAAAGAATAGGTGTCTCAATGTCTATAATTCAATGTGGTCGAAAAGAGATGGTGACAAGACGACAGGATTGTATATCAGGCCTCTTGCTGTTATGTTGCCAATATGTTTGCATTTGATGGACTTTTATAGTCGAAGGGAGGATATTGACCGGAGCAAAGGTTGGTTTAGAGGGAAGAAAGACAGTGACAAGCTTGATGTGTTTACTGTGACTAATCTGCCTCAGCAATTGGATAA TGACTGTGGGTTGTTTGTTGCTAAGTATGCTGAGTTTTTTATCCACGGTGCGATTGATTTACTTCCAAATCCATTAGATGTGAAGTTCTTTAGAAACAAGCTTGCTGTGGATCTGTATGTTCATGCTAAGAAGAAGGAGATCAATGGGTACGAGTCTGAATCTGAGTTTCCAGGGAGGATTGGAAGAAGTGGACAGAAATGA
- the LOC133036233 gene encoding uncharacterized protein LOC133036233 has product MVFPNLMHGVCCFHLFQNIKSRFRKGGDELRDAFYCAAKAYNLADFEGFMKEIDIIDNRIRPYLTNEVGLNKWTRVYSTNKRYSTMTSNISESVNSALKEVRELPIGTLLECLRCLVQRWTWTNKNRALATLTTLAKGPEKELKDKLDRSKKLQVETSNHAIYTVNELKSSYIVDIQKKTCTCQRFQYDEMPCSHAMAVISKRHFKCYNFCSYFYTKQAFLATYEETVFPIGDRDSWELPDHIRQIEVLPPKHKRPAGRPRKQRYKTAMEKATQNQCTQCLKRGHNRRTCKNEPLEPSAKRKRY; this is encoded by the exons ATGGTATTTCCCAACTTGATGCATGGGGTATGTTGCTTCCATCTATtccaaaatataaaatcaaGATTTAGAAAAGGAGGAGATGAGCTGAGAGATGCATTCTATTGTGCAGCAAAAGCATATAATCTTGCTGATTTTGAAGGATTCATGAAAGAAATAGACATCATAGACAACCGAATTCGTCCTTACTTGACAAATGAAGTTGGCCTCAATAAATGGACAAGGGTTTATAGCACAAACAAGCGTTACTCAACAATGACCTCAAATATATCCGAATCCGTGAATTCAGCCTTGAAAGAAGTAAGAGAGTTACCCATTGGCACACTACTAGAATGTCTACGCTGCTTGGTTCAAAGATGGACTTGGACAAACAAAAATAGAGCTCTTGCTACACTCACAACACTAGCAAAAGGACCAGAAAAGGAACTCAAAGACAAATTAGATCGCAGTAAAAAATTGCAG GTTGAAACATCAAACCATGCCATATATACAGTCAATGAGTTAAAAAGTTCGTACATAGTAGACATTCAAAAAAAGACATGCACATGTCAAAGATTCCAATATGACGAAATGCCATGTTCTCATGCAATGGCAGTAATATCAAAAAGACACTTCAAATGCTACAATTTCTGCTCTTATTTCTACACAAAACAAGCCTTCCTTGCAACATACGAAGAAACTGTGTTTCCAATAGGTGACCGAGACTCATGGGAGTTACCTGATCATATTAGACAAATTGAAGTACTGCCACCAAAGCACAAAAGACCAGCAGGAAGGCCAAGAAAACAACGGTATAAGACCGCAATGGAGAAAGCAACACAGAATCAATGCACACAATGCTTGAAAAGAGGACACAACCGAAGGACTTGCAAGAATGAACCATTGGAACCATCCGCAAAGAGAAAAAGATACTAA
- the LOC133033610 gene encoding uncharacterized protein LOC133033610: protein MPNRMYKKQELPTTAQLAQTIAEYITDQVEKATNTSWENTSNIITDPRVESIQIGQLYKDKDTMKLAISLYAIKMNQQYKVKRSSSKDYSIICVDSNCKWYFLASKHGKTDMFKVRKLNDTHTCSLEIIYEDHPQATSDIIADCIKRRIINPKRNYKPNDIVEDIAEDYSISISYHKAWRAKEKATFDVKGSPYDSYNEIPGFLYMIQKCNPGTITDLVQDDEGRFKYCFFALASSIKGWNHCTPIIVVDATFLKNAYGGTLIVANAQDADRHIFPLAFAIVDSENDASWQYFMDKLKQTYGNGKSNA, encoded by the exons ATGCCGAACCGTATGTACAAGAAACAAGAGTTACCTACAACAGCTCAACTTGCACAAACAATTGCAGAATATATAACAGACCAAGTTGAAAAAGCAACCAACACAAGCTGGGAGAACACATCAAACATAATTACTGATCCAAGGGTTGAAAGCATACAAATTGGACAGCTTTATAAAGACAAAGACACAATGAAACTCGCCATAAGCCTCTATGCCATAAAAATGAATCAACAATACAAGGTAAAAAGGTCATCATCCAAGGACTACAGCATAATATGTGTTGACAGTAACTGCAAATGGTACTTCCTAGCATCAAAACATGGCAAAACCGACATGTTTAAGGTCAGAAAACTCAATGACACTCATACATGCTCCCTAGAAATCATTTATGAAGACCATCCTCAAGCAACAAGTGACATAATTGCTGATTGCATCAAACGAAGGATCATAAACCCCAAAAGAAACTACAAACCAAATGACATTGTTGAAGACATAGCAGAAGATTACAGTATCTCCATCTCCTACCACAAAGCATGGAGAGCAAAAGAAAAAGCTACTTTCGACGTTAAAGGAAGCCCATATGATTCATACAATGAAATCCCTGGCTTCCTATACATGATTCAAAAATGCAACCCAG GAACAATAACAGATCTTGTACAAGATGATGAGGGGAGATTCAAATACTGTTTCTTTGCATTAGCATCTTCTATCAAAGGCTGGAATCACTGCACACCAATAATAGTTGTGGATGCAACTTTTTTGAAGAATGCATATGGAGGTACTCTTATAGTTGCTAATGCACAAGATGCTGACAGACATATATTTCCACTAGCTTTTGCAATAGTCGATTCAGAAAATGATGCGTCATGGCAATACTTCATGGATAAACTCAAACAAACATATGGGAACGGGAAGAGCAATGCATAA